GAGTTCCTCTTCAATTTAGTTATTGGTATTCTATCTTTACTTTTCACTTATTTACTAGGCCCAGTCCTTATTAAAGATGATAAGGCCCTCTCTTTGGAGGAGCAAAACGACATCTTAGATGCTGGCCTTTAAATTATCATTATGATCATACTCACTATTATCCTTGCAGGCGCCCTAGCCATTGGCAAATGGTATTGGGATAGCGCCGCCGAGCAATCCCTGCCCAAACTCAAATGGCTACTCATTGGTATGGGCCTATTTATTGGCAGCTATATCCTCATCGGGATAGTGGTCTCCCTAGTTTTTCAGTTCGTTTTTGGCGATCTGGCCATTGGTATACATGAAATTGGCAAAATTCTTATTACCGCCTCTTTGGCTATTAGTGTCTGCAAATGGGGCAACAAACGCTGGCTAGAAAATTATAGCCCTCCCCAAAAATCAGATATCTTAGATGCGGATATATAAACCAGTTTCCTATGCAATTGACTATTTATTTACTCCTGTTCTCTTTTTTTCTGACCTTAGTTCTTTACGGACATTACCGCCTCAAAGCTCAAGCTGCTAGACTAAATCCAGAAATTTGGGGCCTAGCTGGCCCCATGCTTTTCTTTGGCCTCAATCATTACCTCAGCCTGCTCATTATTGCCCTTCGGGAGAGCATCAGTAATATTGATTTATTTCTCGCCCTCAGTATAGCAGGCAGCCTTCTTAGCTTTGCGGCCATTTTCTTTATGGCCCCTTACCTAATTTCTACGGTCCAAACAACAGCAGAACATGAACGCGATTAGCCCCCAGCTCCTCACTTATATCCTTAGCCTAATCAGCCTATTTTACTATGCTTCTCTTGCCCCTAAACACAGCAAGAACACCTTACTATGGGCAGCTTTTGGCTTTCTTTTTCAGACGGGCCTCTCTATCCTTTTCATCCTATTCAGTAAGGTATTTATCGCCCTATTCAAAATCCTTTCTTGGCCCATCAATGATTATTGGGCGATTGGCCTGCTCCTTCTCCCCCTAATCGCCTGCGTCCTTAGCCTTAAGCTGGCCCCTTCTTTTGTTGCGCCCCAAGCAAAAGGCCCCGCTCCTTCCTCCTCCAATTCAGATATTCTAGATGCGGATATTTAGGGGCCCGCGGCCGCCCTTTATATAGGGGCGGCCGCCGCTAGGCTACGCCGCTCGCAAGTCTGCTCGGCCCTGCAGCCCTGCGGGCTTTGGTCTGGCCCTTCGGGCCACGGCTGCGCAGCGCTGGGCCATTTGGCCCTGCGGGCCAAGGGGGCTTCGCCCCCTACATTCCTAAACCTAGCATAAAACACGCCCATGATCAACTACTATGCTTATTACATCCCCTTCCTACTTATGCTTGGCCTCAACTTTTATTTCTACAGAAAGAAAGCCATTCGCTACAATAAAAATCCACTAAATTGGGGACTTATTGGTCTTCTTATCTATTACGTTTGCTTTGAACTGCTCTTTCAGCTCGCCCATTTGTTATTTGCAGTTGTTGGCTACGGATACATTTTTTACACAGAGCAGTTTTCAGAAAAAGAAGAGGGACCTCAGGTTATGTATATTCTACTTTATAGTCGCCAAGCAATAGCCTTCCTTTCCGCCTTATGGCTAAGTTTGCGCATAGGAGAATTCCTTATCCGCCCTAGTAAAAATCAGTCTAATGCCGACAATCAACAGCCCTAGGCCATCTGCTAAAAAGGACTGCTGCCCTAAGACAACCTTCTCGCTGTCTTCCTCCTATCTATCTTGCTCTTCCCTAAGGTCCGCAATAAGCTCCCATAAGCAAAGGCCGATTTTAATTTTTGCTCCCCAGACCGTATCCGCATTTCTTCCATCGGAAAGCGCTGTATATGCCGCCCCAACTGCATTTCTTCCTTAATCCCCGCCCCGCCAAAACTAAGGTCCAAATTGGCCCGATCAAAAAAATCTAGCCCCACTTCATGGTCCGTAAAAGGAAAAGCAAAAGCCCGAATAGGCTGCGGCAGCCAAGCTGCCAACTGCTGCTGGTTTTTCTCGGTCTGATGCAATTGCTCTTCTAACGAAAGCTTTTTGTATAAAGGATGATCCCAACTATGCCCGCCTACACTAAACCCCATACTTTGCAGGGCTTTTAGCTCTTCTAGCTTTAAATAAGGTTGTTTTTGGGCCAAAAAGTCAGGGACCGAACAGCCAATTCGATCCGCCCAAGCCAAAAGTTCGCCTTCCTGAGCATGCCCCACCGAAAAAAGTAAGTCTGCTTCTTTGGTCCCCAAGGCTTTTCGCTCTTCCAAATGGCTGTAAATCAAAGCCACCAAATGCCTAAACATCAAGCACTTATTATCAATAAAAGCCCCATTGATAAAAAAAGTAGCAGGAACCCCCAAACGCAACAAAATAGGCGCAATAACATGATAACAACTACTCAGGCCATCATCAAAACTCAAATGAAAAAATGGCTTTCGAGCAGGGCGACCCGCTTCTACCCAAGCCAACAGTTCGCCTAAATCTATGGGCTCAAAATGGGCCAAAATGAGCTTTAGCTCGGCCTCAAATTGCTGAGGCGAAATAAGCGGATAAAGGGGCGAAATATGGGGCTGCGGCTCCGCTTCTACCGCATGATAAAAGGGAAAAAACGCCTCTACCTTTGCTTTTTCTTGCCAAAAAGAAAGGGAAAAGGCCTGAGCCAATTGGTCCAGACCTTTTTTCATATTATTCTTTATCCAAGGCCCTAAGCCTTCTCTTTGGGCATAGTACATTGGCCATTAAATATTGCTCCTTGTTCAACCTGCAATCGCTCACAGTCAATATCTCCTTTCAATTGAGCCGAAGCCTGCAAATAGACCAAAGCACTGGCTTTTACATTCCCCTTGCTCTCGCCCTCAGAAATCATTTCTTTGCAGTTAATCTGGCCCATCACCTTGCTTTTAGGCGCCATCACTAGGCGGCCCCCACAAGAAATTGTTCCATGCACCTCTCCTTCCAAACGAATGTTGGCATTGGTCTCTAAACTCCCCTCGATAATGGTCCCCTGCGCCAAAATACATACATCCTTGGCGCCAATAGCTTTCTTCTCTTCCATAAAATTAGTTCAAATTTGGTCTTTAAGATAAGAACTTCTCCTTAATAGGCCAAGTTTTTCCTCCTTTTGGGGCTGCCCCGCCCTGCGGGCGGGTCGGGCTGTGTCGTGGCTCGCAGGTCTGCTCGGCCCTGCGCAAAATTTCGCTAGGCTCATTTTGCTGGGTCTGCGGCTGCGCCGCCCCACTTTCCATCCCTCAGCCGAGGCGCTCCGCGCCTGCAAAACGCAGTTGGACCTATTTCAGGCCCCGCTTTTCACAAATCGTATCATAGGCCTCTTGCAAACGCTTAAACTTAGACTCCCCCACTTTCTGAAATTCCTCTCCCAAACTCGCCAAACTATCCGGATGATACTTCTTCACCATCTTGCGATAGGCCGCCTTTAATTGGGCATCAGAGGCAGAAGGGGGCAACTCTAAAATCTTATAATGGCTGTCCATTTCATCATAAAACATCGCCTTAATCGATACAAAATCACTATGCGGTAGGTCCAACTCCAAGCTAATGCGCTTGATGGTATCCACCTCCACCTGGTCAATACTATAATCTGCATTGGCAATGCCAAACAGAAAATAGAGCATCTGCAAGCGGGTTTCATAGCTACTGCTCAAATAAATCTGCCGACAAGTTTTGGCCATATCCCAATCTTGCTCTAAGGCCGCACTCAAAATGCCCATATATTCTTGCAAGTTATCTTGGCCAAACTGCTCGACCAAAAACTTTTGAATATAGCTCAGCTCCAACTCTTCTACTTCTCCATCTGATTTGACCACCGCCGCGGCCAAGATGAGGGAGCTCAAAATAAAGTTGATGCTGTCGTTGGGTTGTGGCAATTGTTTTTTGCGCCTTTTTGGGCCTCTCCCCCCTCCTTTTTGAAGCAGTATATCTAGAAAAAAGCCAATACCTAAACCCAGCAAAAGACCAATTGGAAAGTAGAGCAAGCCACCCAACAGCAAGCCTAGAATCTTCCCTATATGTTGTTTTAGTATCTTCATCTATGCTATTTTTTACCCAAGGACCAACTTTGCTGCAGCCACTCACTACTTTTTTGCCACCATTCTACAAAGGGCTGGCTTTTTTCTTCCGTTTCGGCCAATTGCTCTAAAATGGGTTGTTCGGCGCTGGGGTTTTGCTCTTCGCTCAGGATAGCCAAAAAGCGACTAATTTTGTCTATGGCCTGTTGGGCCTCTGGCACATAGGCCCAAGCAAACTGCCAAACATGCGGCATGCCCTCCCAAAGGTCCACCCAAATTTTGGCCCCAGCAGCCGCCGCTTTTTCTCCTAAGCGGCGGCTATCATCTAATAAAATTTCATCTGTACCGACCTGGACCAAAATCGGGGCCGTATCTTTCCAGTCTCCAAACAAAGGAGAAACCAAAGGCGACTTAGGATCTGCCGAGCCATAATAAGACCTGGCCCAACTACCTGCATGCTCGGCCCGCAGAATCGGATCATTTTTTTGGCAACGCTCTAGGCTATCTCCAGACAAAGTCAGATCGGTCCAGGGCGAAAGCACCACGGCCCCCAAAGGCTGCGGCAGCTCCAAGCTTTTTAGTTTTAGTAGCAGACTAAGGACCAGCCCTCCCCCAGCCGAATCGCCCATAAAAAATATATCTTTTGGTCCATAGCCTTGGTCCAATAAATAATGATAAGCAGAAAGGGCATCATCTAGGCCAGCAGGAAAAGGATGCTCCGGCGCCAAGCGATAATTTACACTTAAAGCGGGAATGCCCGACTGCGAGACAATTTTGCCCACCAAGGCCCGATGCGCCCTAGCCGAGCCCAACAAAAAGCCCCCACCATGCAGGTATAAAATGATTTTTGGGTTCTTTTCTGCAGAAGGATGACAAAATTCGGCCGAGCAAGTAGGCAGCTCAACTTCTTGGTAATGCAAGCCCTTGGGGGCGGGCAAACGACAAAGGGCTTTATCATGCTCTAGGCGCATTCGGTCAATATCATCTAAATAGATGAGACTCATTTGGCGCATAGCACGCATGGCATATTTTACAAAAGTGGATTGTATACTTGGCATAATTCTGACTTAATTAAACGCATAATAGACCTAAAGCATCAAAAAGGGCCATGGCCCAGCGCTGCGGAGCGGGTGGCCGAAGGCCAGACCAAAGGCAGGCTGCGCCTGCCTGCAGGGCCGAGCAGACCTGCGAGCCCCGCAGCATAGCGGCGGCCGACCTAGGCGCAGCCTAGCCGGCCGCGGGCCCCAAAAAAAACGAAATCGTATAGGGCTTTAAGTCTTTAGAAACAGAAAAATAACAAAGATAAAGAAGGCGCAGTTAAAAAATCGGTTATTTTACTTTTCAGCACCCCAGTTGCGCCTTATCTTTTGCCAGCTAATTGAGTTTCACCTAATTTAATAGAACTTATGCCAAACTTATTAAAACTTGCCCTACTGGCCCTCCTCTTCTTGCCGCTTCATTTGAGCGCTCAAGACTCGGATGGCCTTTATAATGTCAATATGAAATTTTATCATCTCGACTTGTATATAGACATCGACAAGCCCCAAATTAAGGGCTCGGTCTATATTGAGTTTGTGGCCGTGAAGGACCAAATAGACGAGCTCTACTTGGACCTTGGCGAGGGGATGAAAATAAGTAAAATTGATGGGGCCAGCGCTTTTGAGCGAGAAGGAGAGGAAATTCTAGTCAAATTATCGGGCCGCCCATTACGCAAAGAAGAAAGAGGCAAAATTACGGTTCATTATGAGGGCGTTCCGCAAAACGAACAGCTGGATGTAGACGGAGAAACCGTGACCAAGGGCCTATTAGTTAAAAACCGTGGAAAAGATAAATTTCAGAGTCGCTTAGTTGCCCTAGCGGCCTATCCGCAGGCGGGTTACCGCTGGTTTCCCTGCCGCAGAGGTATTGGCGACAAAGTCGATTCGGTTTATGTAGATGTGACGATTCCCGTTCGTTTTAGTACGGCTATGGTGCAAGAAAAAGAGCGCAAAATTCCTTATACGGCTGTTTCTAATGGCGTTTTGGAAGGGACCGAAATCTTGGAAGATGGCAAAAAAAGAAAGTTCAAATGGCGGCATCGCCACCGCATTGCCCCCCATCATTTGACCATAGCCATCTCTAATTTTGCAAAAATGGAAGTGGAGTACAAGGCCAAGGGCTACAGCTTCCCGATCAACTTTTATATCTTTCCCGAGCATCTAGAAGAGGCCAATGCCACCATCAATCGCTCTAAGGAAATTATGGCTTGTTTGAGCCGTACCTTTGGCCCCTACCCCTATAAAGATGAGGGCTTTAGCGTGATTGAGCTGGGCTTGCCCTTAGGCTTGGACGGTATGCCCACCCAAACCGCCGTTTTGGTAGAAGACCTCAAGAGTTTTCATATGTACCAAGTGGTGCACCAAGCCGCCAATATGTGGTTTGGCAATCATATTTCGCCAGAAGCTTGGCAGGATGCCTGGATCACCGAAGCCCTAGCCACCTATGCCGAGGCCACTTGGCAGGAGTATAAGCGGGGGCTCAATGTTTACCAAATCATTTTGGACCAAAAAGAATACTATGAGGGCGGCAAACTCTATCTGGACAATATCAATGAGTACTCTCAAGAACGCCTTTCTAAAAAGGGAATGTACGTCATTCACATGCTCCGGGGCATTATGGGCGATGAGTATTTTTATGAAACCCTAAAGGGAATTACAGAGCTCAAAAGAGGCAAAAGCACTTATCTGAGCACCCAGCGCTTTAGA
This genomic interval from Saprospira grandis contains the following:
- a CDS encoding bactofilin family protein, encoding MEEKKAIGAKDVCILAQGTIIEGSLETNANIRLEGEVHGTISCGGRLVMAPKSKVMGQINCKEMISEGESKGNVKASALVYLQASAQLKGDIDCERLQVEQGAIFNGQCTMPKEKA
- a CDS encoding TerB family tellurite resistance protein, coding for MKILKQHIGKILGLLLGGLLYFPIGLLLGLGIGFFLDILLQKGGGRGPKRRKKQLPQPNDSINFILSSLILAAAVVKSDGEVEELELSYIQKFLVEQFGQDNLQEYMGILSAALEQDWDMAKTCRQIYLSSSYETRLQMLYFLFGIANADYSIDQVEVDTIKRISLELDLPHSDFVSIKAMFYDEMDSHYKILELPPSASDAQLKAAYRKMVKKYHPDSLASLGEEFQKVGESKFKRLQEAYDTICEKRGLK
- a CDS encoding alpha/beta hydrolase, with the translated sequence MPSIQSTFVKYAMRAMRQMSLIYLDDIDRMRLEHDKALCRLPAPKGLHYQEVELPTCSAEFCHPSAEKNPKIILYLHGGGFLLGSARAHRALVGKIVSQSGIPALSVNYRLAPEHPFPAGLDDALSAYHYLLDQGYGPKDIFFMGDSAGGGLVLSLLLKLKSLELPQPLGAVVLSPWTDLTLSGDSLERCQKNDPILRAEHAGSWARSYYGSADPKSPLVSPLFGDWKDTAPILVQVGTDEILLDDSRRLGEKAAAAGAKIWVDLWEGMPHVWQFAWAYVPEAQQAIDKISRFLAILSEEQNPSAEQPILEQLAETEEKSQPFVEWWQKSSEWLQQSWSLGKK
- a CDS encoding polysaccharide deacetylase family protein; this encodes MYYAQREGLGPWIKNNMKKGLDQLAQAFSLSFWQEKAKVEAFFPFYHAVEAEPQPHISPLYPLISPQQFEAELKLILAHFEPIDLGELLAWVEAGRPARKPFFHLSFDDGLSSCYHVIAPILLRLGVPATFFINGAFIDNKCLMFRHLVALIYSHLEERKALGTKEADLLFSVGHAQEGELLAWADRIGCSVPDFLAQKQPYLKLEELKALQSMGFSVGGHSWDHPLYKKLSLEEQLHQTEKNQQQLAAWLPQPIRAFAFPFTDHEVGLDFFDRANLDLSFGGAGIKEEMQLGRHIQRFPMEEMRIRSGEQKLKSAFAYGSLLRTLGKSKIDRRKTARRLS
- a CDS encoding M1 family aminopeptidase, whose product is MPNLLKLALLALLFLPLHLSAQDSDGLYNVNMKFYHLDLYIDIDKPQIKGSVYIEFVAVKDQIDELYLDLGEGMKISKIDGASAFEREGEEILVKLSGRPLRKEERGKITVHYEGVPQNEQLDVDGETVTKGLLVKNRGKDKFQSRLVALAAYPQAGYRWFPCRRGIGDKVDSVYVDVTIPVRFSTAMVQEKERKIPYTAVSNGVLEGTEILEDGKKRKFKWRHRHRIAPHHLTIAISNFAKMEVEYKAKGYSFPINFYIFPEHLEEANATINRSKEIMACLSRTFGPYPYKDEGFSVIELGLPLGLDGMPTQTAVLVEDLKSFHMYQVVHQAANMWFGNHISPEAWQDAWITEALATYAEATWQEYKRGLNVYQIILDQKEYYEGGKLYLDNINEYSQERLSKKGMYVIHMLRGIMGDEYFYETLKGITELKRGKSTYLSTQRFREICEYYASENEPKDFKYFFDQWVFGEYYPTYKVEYEKTRSGVNLRVLQEKVEGQKQFFEMPARIRFTLEDGSTVEKVVQLKALADQTIEIELDKDFNQLEFDPFNWIFKDLQYSREILSGRSPIENMSIKTSQGRRKIALSFESPKKQNIEIQLIQKANGVDILEDKILQSQEIKKVKGKKELSFKLPVPPKSRGVFELKIIGKSDIFSKTIRVTQLEKRFK